TATGGTTCTGTTTGAGGTATTGCACATAAGAGTCCATTTCCTCGACATATATCTAGTCTATTAGAGGAAAAAGGATTTGTCAATCAGAAAACAACAGCTTAAGTATGAGCGTAGATTTAACACGCTGCTGTTTTTCTTCCAGCGTCGTTGCAAAATACTTCTGAATATGCACAAAGATGTGATTCTCATAAGTAAGGCACCACTCACCAGACTAATGTTGCCAGTGAGGTCTGgcatggtaataataatgacggGTTAGATTATTCTCTGGCTAACTGTTCTTACCATCATGATGTTGGCAGAGCTCAGTCTTGTCAGGAACTTGCTGAAGAGATGTTCTGTGCAGTGCTTTATATACCAACCTCTGGAGATGGCCCTGTCACCGTGTCCTTGCCAAGCGTGACCAGTGCATGACCTATATTTCTTTTCGAATCTTTCAAcccctaattttctttttttctctcttttcccacATGATCCCCTTCGTTCCAACAGACTTAGATAATTGAAATTTCGCACTCGTAAAACCGTGTTATGTTTGTAATCAATTCAGTACTTACTACTGAagtatttttgtttacatttcatttatcatataaaTTGGGTAATGTAAAAATTGGGTCTACTTTGAATATGGAATAATGAGAAGTCCTTTGTTCATTCTCCTTTCTTTGTTGGATTTTCATCATTCCGATCATCAGCTAAACCGCATCAATTTTAGCTTTTCAACAATCAATTTTACCTTAAAGAGTTATAATCAGTTCATACACCTCTGTCAAATCATTTATGAATTTGAACATTGAATAGCTTTCAAATATAATTCCGAAGTTGATTATCTGGAGTGACGTTATCACGAGAGTCGATATGGAGAATTACATTTGGCCATCGTGATGCTGGTTGTGTCGTTATGTACTGTAGAATATAACGCTTTGTTCGATGTTTGGCCAGTAATAGATTATAGCACCTCAATGCTGCTTTACTTGATGGAAACTTATTCTCACTGTAACCTCAATAATCTCTACCGCGACGCCTTGTAGTTCAGTTAAGAGTCCCTAAAAAAGAATAATCTCCAAACTAACCAATCACTACAGAGACTGCACATTTCTTCAAAACTATTCCCTCATCTTTGTATGATACTACCTATATCATCAGGGTCCTTTGTTCATAGTCTAGTCAACAGAAAAGAATCAACTTCGATACAATAGACGTCATAAAAGAATCCGAAACTCCTAATCTTAAAAGAATCTATGATTGGGTATTACATGAGGCATGGCCAGTCTCTAGAGACTGTCATGTCTCCTTTGATACCCAGTCATAGGATCTCTTAAGATCAGAAGTTTCGGAAAttctttcatgatatctatagCATTTAAGCTAATTCTTCTCTGTGTTAACAATAAAGATTGCTTGACATCTAATCTTGTTAtttctctctcacatactcccaccataaGTCCCAAGGCTTGTATCTCAACAGCTGGTCTACTTGCAACTGAATACaattgaattcaaacagcaagagaccaaTGGGTCATAACGAGGTTCTTTGTTATAGCGAAAGAAAACAGACACTAATGGATTAATGTGTTAGGAGTGGAAAGATATGCAGATTTTTCAAGGTATATTGTTTATTAGTGGAAGTTTTATGTTCACTCAGATTTCTGAGCGGATAAAGGAATTTTATCAAAGACTGAATTGACTTTAAATACGATTCTTTCAGGAACAGCATGTCTCATCTTGCGGTGATATGCTCCTCCATTACTTCTCTTGCAAATTCTTGAAATTCATTTCTAAAactggaaataaatgaaaaagatttatggCACTGAGAAAACTAAAAGCTTATGTCGACAAGGAAGGAGAGATTTTAGTCTGGTTATGAAGTAAGTTTAGGTTAGTGTGTGCCGTGAAGGAATAGATTGATGAAAATCACTGTCAGGAAAAGAGATTATAGTGCGCTATGTTTTGTAAAGTTGGAGAGGAAAAGAGGAATGAATATCTAAAACTCACAAAGTTGTAAACATCCAGAAAGTAACCATTGCTGCTGTTAAGAAGGAATATATCAAACATACATTCTACTATATGCTGTCCAGCTGTGCGGACATTAACCTTACACCATGAAAGGAGAACGTACGTGTGAGGAAACGATCCATATTGATAAATTTTGTTTAATTCTTGaactgattttattttcttttgacaATGTTTGATGGGCAGTTGTGTATAAGCTCTTACTGACGCTGCAGGACATTGTTTGGACTGACTAATGGTATCGTGGCTTAAACCTGAGCCCGGGCATGGATGGATACCAGATATTATACATCCTAGAAATAAGCTTGGCATTCCTGTTATGTTTACTTATCAAAGGTGAGGAAGATTTCATCGTATATACCGTGTCCAGTTTAATTATAACTAATATACAGAAGTATTCTGTTTACATCTAAGCTGGAAATGAATAcaggaaaatacttcttacaatgcTTTTATTCCAGTTTGATGGATAATCATTAATAAACTTttgttatatcattatttttcaggtttgataactttattactCCAGTATCACTACAGGGGCAAAAATTGTGAAACATATTCGTGATATTTCCTCTTGAATGTTCCTGGACACGACGAATCTTGTTCAGTTCTAGTATCACAGACAGGATGGTTATCTTCCAtaacttcctccaccacctgagCCGCCCCCATGGCCACCACCGAAGCCGCCGCCGAAGCCACCACCTGATCCTCCACCATAGCCACCGCCGGAGCCACCGCCGAAGCCACCACCGAAGCCACCGCCGAAGCCACCGCCACTATAGCCTCCGCCGGAGCCACCTCCATGTCCCCCGACGTTGACGCTGATGAATCCTGTGCCGCCGGAACCACCTCCGCCGTAACCACCACCGCCGGAGCTgccaccaccatagccgccaccaaaACCACCGCCGCCGGAGCCACCTCCATGTCCTCCAAGGTTGAAGTTGATAAATCCTGTGCCTCCACTACCTCCTGAACCACCGTAGCCTCCCCCACTGGATCCTCCTCCGTACCCTCCTCCGGagcctcctccaccaaaaccaccaccgccAAATCCGCCTCCGAAGCCTCCTCCACCGTAGCCGCCACCACCGGAGCCTCCTCCACCGAATCCTCCACCGCCACCTCCATGTCCACCTGGCCTGGCGAGGCCAGACACGGCCAGCAGGGCCACGCCCAGGGACACTATCACCACCTTCTGAAAATGTGAAAAAGTATCTTACTATTATACTTCAGAGATCGGAGCAGGACGTGAGGCTACATACATCACCTATTGACCAGCACTCCATTGCTGATGCCACTCAGCTGTAACAGAACATAATGCATAACAAATATAGGAAAGACTTCCTAATGCTTGGGTTGGACTTTCTTTGAATATGTTTTTGGTACTTAAAGAATACTTGCTTAATGCTGAGAACAAATTCCTTAATATAACTACTCAAAATGGGGTTATGGTTCTGTTTGAGGTACTGCACATTAGAGTCCATTTCTTCGGCAGATATCTAGTCTAATAGAGGAAAAACGATTCGTCGATCAGAAAACAACAGCTTTAGTATGAGCGTAGATTTAACACGCAGCTGTTTTTCTTCCGGCGTCGTCGCAAAATATTTCTGAATATGCACAAATATGTGATTCTCATAAGTAAGGCACCACTCACCAGACTAATGTTGCCAGTGAGGTCTGgcatggtaataataatgacggGTTAGATTATTCTCTGGCTAACTGTTCTTACCATCATGATGTTGGCAGAGCTCAGTCTTGTCAGGAACTTGCTGAAGAGATGTTCTGTGCAGTGCTTTATATACCAACGTCTGGAGATGGCTCTGTCACTGTGTCCTTGCCAAGCGTGACCAGTGCATGACCTATATTTCTTTTCTAATCTGtctccaatcccccccccccctcccttctcccactTTTTTGTTGCATAATCCCCTTCGCTCCAACAGAGAGACATGAATATTTGAAAAATTGCACTCGTAAAAACTGTGAAGTGTTTGTAATCACATCAGCACTTACTTCCAAAGTATTTTtgtctatatttcatttattacagAAATGGGGTAATGTAAAATCTGGGTCTACTCTAACGATAGAATAATGAGAAGTCCTTTATTCACTCTCCTTTCGTTGTTGGATTTTCGTAATTTGATCATCAGGAAAACTGCATCAGTTTTAGCTTTTGAACAATGAGTTTTACCTTAAAGAACTATAAT
This genomic interval from Panulirus ornatus isolate Po-2019 chromosome 40, ASM3632096v1, whole genome shotgun sequence contains the following:
- the LOC139761596 gene encoding uncharacterized protein, which produces MMKVVIVSLGVALLAVSGLARPGGHGGGGGGFGGGGSGGGGYGGGGFGGGFGGGGFGGGGSGGGYGGGSSGGGYGGSGGSGGTGFINFNLGGHGGGSGGGGFGGGYGGGSSGGGGYGGGGSGGTGFISVNVGGHGGGSGGGYSGGGFGGGFGGGFGGGSGGGYGGGSGGGFGGGFGGGHGGGSGGGGSYGR